The proteins below are encoded in one region of Candidatus Goldiibacteriota bacterium:
- a CDS encoding inorganic phosphate transporter, with product MTTTIILLILLALLFDFLNGFHDSANSIATIVSTRVLSPKYAVIWAASFNFIAFFFFGHLVAKTMGKGIIDVNIINQQVIFGTLMGACVWNIITWYFGLPTSSSHALIGGLIGAAMVKVGPSALIYSGIFKTAIFIVISPLAGFILGRLIGQLVYQLVRSSTPVKVDHLFRKGQLLSAALYSMGHGGNDAQKTMGIITGLLFSAGVIEVFEIPMWVALSCYVAIALGTMFGGWRIVKTMGQKVAKLKPIDGFCAETGGAISLYIATAMGIPVSTTHTITGSIMGVGSIKRLSAVKWGVAGGIIWAWIITIPAAALISAISYFLVTIPFK from the coding sequence ATGACCACGACAATAATACTGCTTATTCTGCTTGCTTTACTTTTTGATTTTTTAAACGGTTTTCATGATTCCGCGAATTCAATAGCCACCATTGTTTCAACGCGCGTTTTATCCCCTAAATACGCGGTAATCTGGGCCGCTTCTTTTAATTTTATTGCTTTCTTCTTTTTTGGCCACCTTGTCGCAAAAACCATGGGCAAAGGCATAATTGACGTAAACATAATAAACCAGCAGGTAATTTTTGGGACGTTAATGGGAGCCTGCGTATGGAATATTATCACATGGTATTTTGGGCTTCCCACAAGTTCTTCGCACGCTTTAATAGGCGGGCTTATAGGCGCCGCTATGGTTAAGGTAGGCCCTTCGGCGCTGATTTACAGCGGTATTTTTAAGACCGCCATTTTTATTGTCATATCTCCTCTTGCCGGTTTTATTCTTGGCAGGCTGATAGGGCAGCTTGTATATCAGCTGGTAAGAAGTTCCACACCTGTTAAGGTTGACCATTTATTCCGTAAAGGGCAGCTTTTATCAGCCGCGCTTTACAGTATGGGGCACGGCGGAAATGACGCGCAGAAAACAATGGGTATTATTACCGGGCTGCTATTCAGCGCCGGTGTGATAGAAGTTTTTGAAATACCAATGTGGGTGGCGCTGTCTTGCTATGTTGCTATCGCGCTTGGCACAATGTTTGGCGGATGGAGAATTGTAAAAACAATGGGTCAGAAAGTGGCAAAGTTAAAACCAATAGACGGCTTCTGCGCGGAAACCGGGGGCGCCATAAGTTTATACATTGCAACTGCCATGGGTATACCTGTTTCCACCACGCACACTATCACAGGCTCCATAATGGGAGTAGGCTCCATAAAAAGGCTTTCTGCCGTAAAATGGGGCGTTGCGGGCGGAATTATATGGGCGTGGATTATCACGATTCCTGCTGCCGCTTTAATCTCCGCTATATCTTATTTTCTGGTGACAATACCTTTTAAATAG
- a CDS encoding Fic family protein: MNSKWEPNYKLSNVIVNSLMKLASFRDAISKIILAPKIEAKLKHEARLRSTHYSTRIEGNRLSLKQTKDVIEENRKNLYGRERDVKEVENYWNALIEIERLAENQAVFTEELIKSVHALVEKGKKSKPTPYRAEQNVIKEAGTGYIVYLPPEAKDVPNLMKELVNWVKWAELSKVPAPVIAALVHYQFVTIHPYYDGNGRTARLLATFVLMKGNFGLNGMFSMEEYHAKDIESYYKELSTARHPNYYEGRETADLTKWVEYFVKLLLEVFIELKETAETYSPGINKKSMDSYKKLDRRAKEIYPLFESSDMITSNDIAKVLKIKPRMAAYLAKDWVSKGFLEAVGESNKKRAYKLGKDYR; encoded by the coding sequence ATGAACAGTAAGTGGGAACCAAATTATAAATTATCCAATGTGATTGTAAATTCGCTGATGAAACTGGCGTCTTTTAGGGATGCCATATCTAAGATTATTCTTGCGCCAAAAATTGAAGCGAAATTAAAACATGAGGCGCGGCTGCGGTCCACTCATTATTCGACAAGAATTGAAGGAAACAGGCTGTCTTTAAAACAGACAAAGGATGTTATAGAGGAAAACAGAAAAAATCTCTATGGAAGAGAACGGGATGTTAAAGAAGTTGAAAATTACTGGAATGCCCTTATTGAAATTGAAAGACTGGCAGAAAATCAGGCAGTTTTTACGGAAGAACTGATAAAAAGCGTTCATGCCCTGGTTGAAAAAGGAAAAAAATCAAAACCCACGCCGTACAGAGCAGAACAAAATGTAATAAAAGAAGCAGGTACCGGTTATATTGTATATCTTCCTCCGGAAGCAAAAGATGTACCTAATCTGATGAAAGAACTTGTTAATTGGGTGAAATGGGCGGAACTTTCGAAAGTTCCCGCGCCGGTAATAGCCGCGCTTGTGCATTATCAGTTTGTAACAATACATCCGTATTATGACGGAAACGGCAGAACAGCAAGGCTGCTGGCAACTTTTGTACTTATGAAAGGAAATTTTGGATTAAACGGGATGTTTTCAATGGAAGAATATCACGCAAAAGATATAGAGTCATATTATAAAGAATTATCAACAGCCAGGCATCCAAACTATTATGAAGGACGGGAAACTGCGGATTTAACAAAATGGGTTGAATATTTTGTTAAATTACTGCTTGAAGTTTTTATTGAACTGAAAGAAACGGCAGAAACTTATTCTCCCGGCATAAATAAAAAAAGTATGGACAGTTATAAAAAACTGGACAGAAGGGCGAAAGAAATATACCCTCTTTTTGAATCTTCGGACATGATAACAAGTAATGACATTGCTAAAGTTTTGAAAATCAAGCCCCGAATGGCGGCTTATCTGGCTAAAGACTGGGTTTCAAAAGGTTTTTTAGAAGCGGTTGGCGAGTCTAATAAAAAAAGAGCATATAAACTGGGCAAGGATTATAGGTAA
- a CDS encoding nucleotidyltransferase domain-containing protein, producing the protein MVFNESVLKVISTGIKARVAEFFLSNPPKMSEREIARQLKTSHMSVNRAINELFGVNFLKVVRAGNVNLWELNTDSYAYDIISSVMNKMPGAADPLKELKKTIKDGLKSSKIIIAVLYGSVASGVEKPDSDIDLFIVVPDEASVKEIEPALIKLEKNCLKLYGNPLSPYILTQKEFKAKKELPVVKNAMKGIQII; encoded by the coding sequence ATGGTATTCAATGAATCGGTCTTAAAGGTTATATCCACAGGAATAAAAGCGCGTGTGGCGGAATTTTTTCTTTCAAATCCGCCTAAAATGAGCGAAAGGGAGATTGCCCGGCAGCTGAAAACATCACACATGAGCGTTAATAGGGCGATAAACGAACTGTTCGGTGTTAATTTTCTTAAAGTAGTCAGGGCTGGAAACGTAAATTTGTGGGAATTGAACACGGACAGTTACGCGTATGACATTATATCGTCTGTAATGAATAAAATGCCCGGGGCGGCAGACCCGCTTAAAGAACTGAAAAAGACCATAAAAGACGGGTTAAAAAGCAGTAAAATTATAATAGCTGTTTTATATGGTTCTGTTGCTTCAGGTGTGGAAAAGCCGGACAGCGACATTGACCTGTTTATAGTGGTGCCGGATGAAGCGTCGGTGAAAGAAATTGAACCCGCGTTAATAAAACTTGAAAAAAACTGCCTTAAGCTTTACGGCAACCCTTTGTCGCCTTATATTTTGACGCAAAAAGAGTTTAAGGCGAAAAAAGAGCTTCCGGTTGTAAAAAACGCCATGAAAGGGATACAGATAATTTAG
- a CDS encoding DUF47 family protein, translating to MLSRFFPKEFNFFEFFDKQAVNLVDAAACFREIVAQPEVSEESQTKMKEIERNGDKMAYAIMDHLNKTFITPFDREDIHQLAKEMDEVNDIMNTVVARMRLYKLKGPDKNMVQFAELITQAVNVISGAVAGLRDMKNMNNILKACVEVGNLESLGDRLRDSALMELFENEKDPIQVIKWKEIYQIAETSLDICKHVAHNIESILVKQA from the coding sequence ATGCTATCCAGATTTTTCCCGAAAGAATTTAACTTTTTTGAATTTTTTGACAAGCAGGCGGTTAATCTGGTTGATGCCGCGGCCTGTTTCCGTGAAATAGTGGCACAGCCTGAAGTAAGCGAAGAATCACAGACAAAGATGAAAGAAATTGAAAGAAACGGCGATAAAATGGCTTATGCGATTATGGACCATCTTAACAAGACTTTTATCACCCCTTTTGACCGTGAAGACATACATCAGCTTGCAAAAGAGATGGACGAAGTAAATGACATTATGAATACCGTGGTTGCAAGGATGAGGCTGTATAAATTAAAAGGTCCGGATAAAAATATGGTTCAGTTCGCGGAACTTATAACCCAGGCTGTTAATGTAATTTCAGGTGCGGTTGCGGGATTAAGGGATATGAAGAATATGAATAATATATTAAAAGCCTGTGTTGAAGTGGGAAACCTTGAATCGCTTGGCGACAGGTTAAGGGATTCGGCGCTTATGGAACTTTTTGAAAACGAAAAAGACCCTATTCAGGTTATTAAATGGAAAGAAATCTATCAGATAGCCGAAACATCACTGGATATCTGCAAGCATGTGGCTCATAACATAGAGTCTATACTTGTAAAACAGGCATAG
- a CDS encoding AEC family transporter produces the protein MLIVNSVIPIFIIIAIGFALKQKKVLEPCTETFLNNLAYYLILPVMIFDSIYKVPFKEIFEIKVILGLYTVSVLVFILCVLIAMKLPKEKKGAFVNGALRSNIAYIGFPIAYSLYGTHGLARLSVVTGFVAPVLIGLAITYLNIVHKNSSKKQGMIEVLVKDPLILTCIGALLVSYFGIKIPVVFSNTISMLAMMGSPLMLLAVGAGLNISIIKRDRVLLGLASFIKLLLFPALSFFIFTYLLKITDKETLGVAVLTFSFPTALSSYILVKKYGSDHEFSAAAITVTTALSLFTISMWIYIVSAIQ, from the coding sequence ATGCTGATTGTTAACAGTGTAATACCGATATTTATCATCATAGCAATCGGGTTCGCGTTAAAACAGAAAAAAGTGCTTGAACCCTGCACGGAAACCTTTCTTAATAACCTTGCGTATTACCTGATACTGCCGGTAATGATATTTGATTCCATTTATAAAGTCCCGTTTAAGGAAATTTTTGAAATTAAGGTTATACTTGGGCTTTATACGGTATCTGTGCTTGTGTTTATTCTGTGCGTACTTATAGCAATGAAACTTCCAAAAGAAAAAAAAGGCGCGTTTGTAAACGGGGCGTTAAGGTCCAATATTGCCTATATCGGTTTTCCCATAGCTTACAGCCTGTACGGCACGCACGGGCTTGCGCGCTTAAGCGTGGTGACCGGTTTTGTGGCGCCTGTTTTAATAGGGCTTGCGATAACGTATCTTAATATTGTTCATAAAAACTCTTCAAAAAAACAGGGGATGATTGAAGTGTTGGTCAAAGACCCGCTTATCTTAACCTGTATCGGCGCTCTTTTAGTTTCTTATTTTGGCATTAAAATACCCGTGGTTTTCTCCAATACCATCAGCATGCTTGCCATGATGGGTTCGCCTTTAATGCTTTTGGCTGTAGGGGCGGGGCTTAACATATCCATTATTAAAAGGGACAGGGTGCTTCTTGGGCTGGCATCGTTCATAAAACTTTTATTGTTCCCTGCTTTAAGCTTTTTTATCTTCACATATCTGCTGAAAATTACGGATAAAGAAACGCTTGGCGTGGCTGTTTTAACATTTTCCTTTCCGACAGCCCTTTCAAGCTATATACTTGTTAAAAAATACGGCAGCGACCACGAATTCAGCGCTGCCGCCATAACGGTCACTACAGCACTGTCCCTGTTCACAATTTCCATGTGGATTTACATAGTCTCCGCTATTCAATAA
- a CDS encoding histidinol-phosphatase HisJ family protein, whose amino-acid sequence MIKGKKMYNYTDSHLHTSFSWDASQTIDEVLEKAKAENVGYITITEHLDFHPLHKQNHTKFNYTGYTKAIEDARGGFSNLMKGFEAGEPHIFHDEYEKYIENKDIDFIMGSLHHVGEFTPVYEEYFKQYSDIKDAYKAYFEEVYKLASYGKFDVLGHLNLVHRRGVQYLPEYNYEMFKKEIDDILKALISKGVGIEVNTSGFRYHGGDMLPGADVIKAYMKLGGKIITVGSDAHYVKDTFYGLKRAYEIFEEIGVKEVAVFKNRKPVMVKIK is encoded by the coding sequence ATGATAAAAGGAAAAAAGATGTACAACTATACAGATTCGCACCTGCACACGTCATTTTCCTGGGACGCTTCCCAGACCATAGATGAAGTACTTGAAAAAGCCAAAGCCGAAAACGTCGGCTATATTACAATTACAGAACACCTTGATTTTCACCCGCTTCATAAACAGAATCATACAAAGTTTAATTACACCGGTTATACCAAAGCAATAGAAGACGCGCGCGGAGGATTTTCAAATCTTATGAAAGGTTTTGAAGCCGGCGAGCCGCACATTTTTCATGATGAATATGAAAAGTACATAGAAAATAAGGATATAGATTTTATAATGGGGTCGCTGCATCATGTGGGCGAATTTACCCCTGTGTATGAAGAGTATTTTAAGCAGTATTCTGATATTAAAGACGCGTACAAAGCGTATTTTGAAGAGGTGTACAAACTTGCCTCTTACGGAAAGTTTGATGTTTTAGGCCACTTAAACCTTGTGCACAGGCGCGGCGTGCAGTATCTGCCCGAATATAACTATGAGATGTTTAAAAAGGAAATTGATGACATTTTAAAAGCGCTTATATCCAAAGGCGTAGGAATAGAGGTTAATACATCCGGTTTCCGGTATCACGGCGGCGACATGCTTCCGGGGGCGGATGTGATAAAAGCATACATGAAACTTGGCGGAAAAATAATCACAGTGGGTTCTGACGCGCACTATGTTAAGGACACTTTTTACGGATTAAAGCGCGCGTATGAAATTTTTGAAGAAATAGGGGTAAAAGAAGTTGCCGTGTTTAAAAACAGGAAACCCGTAATGGTTAAGATAAAATGA
- a CDS encoding flavin reductase family protein: protein MKKFLAPQPILFPSPVLIIGTYGENDAPNIMNAAWGGIAASKPPCVSISVQPPRLTHDNIVKNKAFTVNIPSEKYVKQADYAGLVSGREFNKFEEAKLTPEKSALVNAPYIKEFPYCLECKLVNTVNVGSHTMFIGEIVGIVADGNVLGKNNLPDIKKVKPIMFGSFGSRAYYGVGNKIGDAFSVGNKIKKTK, encoded by the coding sequence ATGAAAAAGTTTCTTGCGCCGCAGCCTATACTGTTTCCATCACCTGTCCTTATAATAGGCACTTACGGGGAGAATGACGCTCCCAACATCATGAACGCGGCGTGGGGCGGTATAGCGGCAAGCAAACCTCCATGCGTAAGCATAAGCGTACAGCCGCCAAGGCTTACCCATGACAATATCGTGAAAAATAAGGCTTTTACCGTAAATATCCCTTCTGAAAAATATGTCAAACAGGCAGACTATGCCGGGCTGGTTTCCGGCAGGGAATTTAATAAATTTGAAGAGGCAAAATTAACCCCTGAAAAAAGCGCGCTTGTAAACGCGCCTTATATAAAAGAATTTCCTTATTGCCTTGAATGCAAACTTGTAAATACCGTTAATGTGGGCTCACACACCATGTTTATCGGTGAAATTGTGGGGATAGTGGCAGATGGTAATGTGCTTGGCAAAAACAACCTTCCTGATATAAAAAAAGTGAAGCCCATAATGTTCGGCTCCTTCGGCAGCAGGGCTTATTACGGTGTGGGTAATAAAATAGGCGACGCGTTTTCTGTGGGGAACAAGATTAAAAAGACAAAATGA
- a CDS encoding HAD-IIIA family hydrolase translates to MKIYKSNINKVKPFVTKDSSIIRVITDTTNAPVKNVTLAEASLKPGLSTIGHKHIKTEEIYYFTAGSGIMTIADKTFKVEKGDSVLIPPGTYHKVKNTGRGALKIICACAPPYSHDDTINSGYNFKLMIFDFDGTLVESAPGILATANAMAEHYGMKKFTMEQVHSAVGTGLDDFIEDLFPDVLKKVSMDKMIKQYRNLYNLNYKKGLIMFKGVRETLKELKAKGVKLAIVSNKLSHYIKGINEELCIDSYFDIILGSESVRKRKPHPYPLNLLMKKFKIDKSETLMIGDSQFDIEAGKRAGCFTFFLTYGYADNSLVDKMKPDFKSKNFMDIIKLL, encoded by the coding sequence ATGAAAATATATAAAAGTAATATCAATAAAGTTAAACCTTTTGTAACCAAAGACAGCTCCATAATCCGCGTTATAACAGATACCACCAACGCGCCGGTGAAAAATGTCACTCTGGCAGAAGCATCGCTAAAGCCCGGGCTTTCCACAATAGGCCATAAACACATAAAAACAGAGGAAATATATTACTTTACCGCGGGCAGCGGAATCATGACAATTGCCGATAAGACGTTTAAAGTTGAAAAAGGCGACAGCGTGCTTATTCCGCCGGGCACTTATCATAAAGTAAAAAACACCGGCAGGGGTGCTTTAAAAATAATCTGCGCGTGCGCGCCGCCTTACTCCCACGATGACACAATAAACAGCGGGTATAATTTTAAACTTATGATATTTGATTTTGACGGCACGCTTGTGGAAAGCGCGCCGGGGATACTTGCCACCGCCAATGCCATGGCAGAACATTACGGGATGAAAAAATTCACCATGGAGCAGGTGCACTCTGCGGTAGGGACAGGGCTTGATGATTTTATAGAGGATTTGTTTCCTGACGTTCTAAAAAAAGTTTCAATGGATAAGATGATAAAACAATACAGGAATTTATATAATCTGAATTATAAGAAGGGCCTTATTATGTTTAAAGGTGTAAGGGAGACATTAAAAGAATTAAAAGCAAAGGGAGTTAAACTGGCCATAGTTTCCAATAAACTGTCGCATTATATAAAAGGAATAAATGAAGAACTGTGTATAGACAGTTATTTTGACATAATACTGGGCAGTGAATCCGTACGTAAAAGAAAGCCCCATCCTTACCCGCTTAACCTTCTGATGAAAAAGTTTAAAATTGATAAAAGTGAAACCCTTATGATAGGCGACAGCCAGTTTGATATTGAAGCCGGAAAACGGGCGGGCTGTTTTACTTTTTTTCTGACTTACGGCTACGCCGATAACAGCCTTGTGGATAAAATGAAGCCGGATTTTAAGTCAAAAAATTTCATGGATATAATAAAACTGCTTTAG
- a CDS encoding alpha/beta hydrolase encodes MYKSAPVWKVPVYIMAGRHDATVVYSLQEKYFNFIKAPKKYFFTFENSAHMCAYEEPEKYLNIMVNRVLKENR; translated from the coding sequence ATGTATAAATCCGCCCCGGTGTGGAAAGTGCCTGTATATATAATGGCAGGCAGGCACGACGCGACGGTGGTATATTCCTTACAGGAAAAGTATTTTAACTTTATAAAAGCGCCCAAAAAATATTTTTTTACTTTTGAAAATTCCGCCCACATGTGCGCCTATGAAGAACCGGAAAAATATCTGAATATAATGGTAAATAGGGTGCTTAAAGAAAACAGATAA
- a CDS encoding NgoFVII family restriction endonuclease has product MFIERADKKQIDLYEKYLMIVGSLSNLFSESDTPYLYYRIAEKIFCRAFNAEDLSRSDLSADAKVKNIGVGLKTFLINNSKTFQKIAEFNNDRNTYDKLNAEKMIIKIAGLRNKRLEMTRNVYKFDNSIYHCVVRDKGYFYIHEESMDDINLNKIKKISKNTGSISFSDDKNDYSFLTSKSTLTKRFITDSFKYKIKVSLIDDPLQELEKLLAAKPAEKETANLIKETIYLPLYGHDKKVYEKSGLNQWNAGGRKRDLDEVYIPIPSEINKKYPDFFPKRDTKFNLKLPDGILMESKICQDNNKALMSTSNKELGKWILRDVLTLKPKEILNYDKLQIIGIDSVRIDKINDELYEINFAEINSYENFLNSRGL; this is encoded by the coding sequence ATGTTTATTGAGAGGGCTGACAAAAAGCAGATTGATCTCTATGAAAAATACCTAATGATTGTCGGAAGTCTTTCAAATCTCTTTTCTGAATCTGACACGCCTTATCTTTATTATAGGATTGCTGAGAAAATATTCTGCAGAGCTTTTAATGCCGAGGATCTGTCTAGGAGTGATTTGTCGGCTGATGCAAAAGTAAAAAATATTGGAGTGGGTTTAAAAACATTTTTAATTAACAATTCTAAAACGTTCCAAAAAATCGCAGAATTTAATAACGATAGAAATACATATGATAAATTGAATGCAGAAAAAATGATAATTAAAATAGCCGGGCTTAGAAATAAAAGGCTTGAAATGACGCGGAATGTCTATAAGTTTGATAACTCAATATATCATTGTGTTGTCAGAGATAAAGGGTATTTTTATATTCATGAAGAAAGTATGGATGATATTAATTTAAATAAAATAAAGAAAATCTCTAAAAACACCGGTTCAATCAGTTTTTCTGATGATAAAAATGATTATTCGTTTTTAACTTCTAAAAGTACTCTTACAAAAAGGTTTATAACAGATTCTTTCAAATACAAAATTAAGGTATCGTTAATAGACGACCCGCTTCAAGAACTTGAAAAATTGCTTGCTGCTAAACCGGCAGAAAAGGAAACTGCTAACTTAATTAAAGAAACGATTTATCTGCCGTTGTATGGTCATGATAAAAAAGTATATGAGAAAAGCGGTCTAAATCAATGGAATGCAGGCGGAAGAAAGCGCGATCTTGATGAAGTTTATATTCCGATACCGTCAGAAATAAATAAAAAGTATCCTGATTTTTTCCCTAAGAGAGATACGAAATTTAATTTGAAATTACCAGATGGTATTTTAATGGAATCTAAAATATGTCAAGATAACAATAAGGCGTTAATGTCAACTTCGAATAAAGAATTAGGTAAATGGATACTTAGAGACGTTTTGACATTGAAACCTAAAGAAATTCTAAACTACGATAAATTACAAATAATTGGAATTGATTCAGTTAGAATTGACAAAATTAATGATGAGTTATATGAAATAAATTTCGCAGAAATTAATAGTTATGAGAATTTTTTAAACAGTAGGGGTTTATAA